One region of Alosa alosa isolate M-15738 ecotype Scorff River chromosome 1, AALO_Geno_1.1, whole genome shotgun sequence genomic DNA includes:
- the LOC125298876 gene encoding 5-hydroxytryptamine receptor 4 isoform X1, with product MVMQQLRSKDTKMNVSWQEEFNASVSGEPESCAILRNPSSRIALYTFLLAGIVCTVVGNFLVVLAIAYFKQLQSPTNCFVMSLAVADFLVGLLVMPSSMVRTVEGCWHFGATFCQLHSSLDVMLCTASIFHLSCIAFDRYYAVCNPLVYSSKMSPGRVVLLIVVCWAVPLLISFGPILLGLHKAGVAIPLPENVCVFLVNRVYAVMASMVAFYFPMAIMLVAYWKIYKAAKRQAMQISAMESQMAAGVGRDSSKKQRHRNSLRRERKAAKTLGIIMGVFLVFWLPFFTLNIVDPFIDYSTAGVVWDVLLWLGYVNSSLNPFLYGLFNRSFRRAFFMIMGCRICLPGSNPSMDLSLSKKDGNDHQ from the exons ATGGTCATGCAACAATTAag GTCAAAAGACACCAAGATGAATGTGTCCTGGCAGGAGGAGTTCAATGCCTCTGTGTCAGGTGAGCCAGAATCCTGTGCCATCTTGAGAAACCCCAGCTCACGTATCGCCCTCTACACCTTCCTCTTAGCTGGCATCGTCTGCACAGTGGTGGGCAACTTTCTGGTGGTCCTGGCCATTGCGTATTTCAAGCAGCTCCAGTCTCCCACCAACTGTTTTGTGATGTCACTGGCGGTGGCGGACTTCCTTGTGGGGCTGCTGGTGATGCCCTCCAGCATGGTCCGCACAGTGGAGGGCTGCTGGCACTTCGGCGCCACCTTCTGCCAGCTGCACTCCAGCCTGGACGTCATGCTGTGCACCGCCTCCATCTTCCACCTCAGCTGCATCGCCTTCGACCGCTACTACGCCGTGTGCAACCCGCTGGTCTACTCCTCCAAGATGTCTCCTGGCCGCGTGGTCCTGCTCATCGTGGTGTGCTGGGCTGTGCCGCTGCTCATCTCCTTCGGGCCCATCCTCCTGGGCCTCCACAAGGCCGGGGTGGCCATCCCGCTGCCCGAGAACGTGTGCGTGTTCCTGGTGAACCGCGTCTACGCCGTCATGGCCTCTATGGTGGCCTTCTACTTCCCCATGGCCATCATGCTGGTGGCCTACTGGAAGATCTACAAGGCGGCCAAGCGGCAGGCCATGCAGATCAGCGCCATGGAGTCGCAGATGGCCGCCGGGGTGGGCAGGGACTCTAGTAAGAAGCAGCGGCACCGCAACTCCCTGAGGCGGGAGCGGAAGGCAGCCAAGACTCTGGGCATCATCATGGGCGTCTTCCTGGTCTTCTGGCTGCCCTTTTTCACCCTCAACATCGTGGATCCTTTCATAGACTACAGCACGGCAGGGGTGGTGTGGGACGTGCTCCTGTGGCTGGGCTATGTGAACTCCTCCCTGAACCCATTTCTGTACGGGCTCTTCAACAGGTCCTTCCGCAGGGCCTTCTTCATGATCATGGGCTGCAGGATCTGTCTGCCTGGATCCAACCCCAGTATGGACCTCTCCCTCTCGAAAAAAGACGGGAATGACCATCAGTAG
- the LOC125298876 gene encoding 5-hydroxytryptamine receptor 4 isoform X2, producing the protein MNVSWQEEFNASVSGEPESCAILRNPSSRIALYTFLLAGIVCTVVGNFLVVLAIAYFKQLQSPTNCFVMSLAVADFLVGLLVMPSSMVRTVEGCWHFGATFCQLHSSLDVMLCTASIFHLSCIAFDRYYAVCNPLVYSSKMSPGRVVLLIVVCWAVPLLISFGPILLGLHKAGVAIPLPENVCVFLVNRVYAVMASMVAFYFPMAIMLVAYWKIYKAAKRQAMQISAMESQMAAGVGRDSSKKQRHRNSLRRERKAAKTLGIIMGVFLVFWLPFFTLNIVDPFIDYSTAGVVWDVLLWLGYVNSSLNPFLYGLFNRSFRRAFFMIMGCRICLPGSNPSMDLSLSKKDGNDHQ; encoded by the coding sequence ATGAATGTGTCCTGGCAGGAGGAGTTCAATGCCTCTGTGTCAGGTGAGCCAGAATCCTGTGCCATCTTGAGAAACCCCAGCTCACGTATCGCCCTCTACACCTTCCTCTTAGCTGGCATCGTCTGCACAGTGGTGGGCAACTTTCTGGTGGTCCTGGCCATTGCGTATTTCAAGCAGCTCCAGTCTCCCACCAACTGTTTTGTGATGTCACTGGCGGTGGCGGACTTCCTTGTGGGGCTGCTGGTGATGCCCTCCAGCATGGTCCGCACAGTGGAGGGCTGCTGGCACTTCGGCGCCACCTTCTGCCAGCTGCACTCCAGCCTGGACGTCATGCTGTGCACCGCCTCCATCTTCCACCTCAGCTGCATCGCCTTCGACCGCTACTACGCCGTGTGCAACCCGCTGGTCTACTCCTCCAAGATGTCTCCTGGCCGCGTGGTCCTGCTCATCGTGGTGTGCTGGGCTGTGCCGCTGCTCATCTCCTTCGGGCCCATCCTCCTGGGCCTCCACAAGGCCGGGGTGGCCATCCCGCTGCCCGAGAACGTGTGCGTGTTCCTGGTGAACCGCGTCTACGCCGTCATGGCCTCTATGGTGGCCTTCTACTTCCCCATGGCCATCATGCTGGTGGCCTACTGGAAGATCTACAAGGCGGCCAAGCGGCAGGCCATGCAGATCAGCGCCATGGAGTCGCAGATGGCCGCCGGGGTGGGCAGGGACTCTAGTAAGAAGCAGCGGCACCGCAACTCCCTGAGGCGGGAGCGGAAGGCAGCCAAGACTCTGGGCATCATCATGGGCGTCTTCCTGGTCTTCTGGCTGCCCTTTTTCACCCTCAACATCGTGGATCCTTTCATAGACTACAGCACGGCAGGGGTGGTGTGGGACGTGCTCCTGTGGCTGGGCTATGTGAACTCCTCCCTGAACCCATTTCTGTACGGGCTCTTCAACAGGTCCTTCCGCAGGGCCTTCTTCATGATCATGGGCTGCAGGATCTGTCTGCCTGGATCCAACCCCAGTATGGACCTCTCCCTCTCGAAAAAAGACGGGAATGACCATCAGTAG
- the adra1d gene encoding alpha-1D adrenergic receptor, translating to MTHSKLRNASNEEIYSVEAGNTTILDHFYNNTSNSTCKNVTLENVTLDVIGVGVFLAVFILVAIIGNILVILSVLCNRHLQTVTNFFIVNLAIADLLLSIIVLPFSASLEILGCWVFGRVFCNIWAAVDVLCCTASILSLCIISIDRYIGVKHCLKYPTIMTERKAGVILIVVWVSSMVISIGPLLGWKEPPPLDESICKITEEPGYAIFSSLFSFYLPLMVILVMYFRVYIVARRTTKSLEAGVKRERNKSMEVVLRIHCRSVPEDPVTSAKGKNHPFRSSLSVRLMKFSREKKAAKTLAIVVGMFILCWLPFFFVLPVGSLFPKVKPSEMVFKVIFWLGYFNSCINPIIYPCSSKEFQRAFTRLLRCQCQRRRRVLRRFYDQRWRTAVRAPGRDPRGEYRPPGFSVSETCSSSVFSYRSKGRSFSVRGWNLFPPLQKSSFHLKEKMNNISNKIRSGQGRTATPALGRTEIDTVSMGIYDCTEQSSYQIYDLTDCYSLKETDI from the exons ATGACACATTCTAAGTTACGGAACGCCAGCAATGAAGAAATTTACTCAGTGGAAGCGGGCAACACAACCATTTTGGACCACTTCTATAATAACACCAGCAACAGTACCTGTAAGAACGTTACACTGGAGAACGTTACCCTGGATGTTATCGGTGTTGGTGTCTTTCTGGCAGTATTCATTTTGGTGGCAATTATTGGAAACATATTGGTCATTCTTTCAGTTCTTTGCAATAGACACTTGCAGACTGTCACAAACTTCTTTATAGTAAACTTAGCCATTGCGGACTTACTCCTCAGCATTATTGTGTTGCCTTTCTCTGCATCCTTGGAGATCCTGGGATGCTGGGTCTTCGGCCGGGTTTTCTGCAACATCTGGGCAGCCGTGGACGTGTTGTGCTGCACCGCATCCATTTTAAGCCTTTGCATCATTTCTATAGATCGATACATTGGTGTGAAGCACTGTCTGAAGTATCCGACCATtatgacagagagaaaagctGGAGTGATACTAATAGTGGTATGGGTGTCATCTATGGTCATTTCGATCGGTCCACTCCTGGGATGGAAGGAACCGCCACCTTTGGACGAGAGCATCTGCAAAATTACTGAGGAGCCGGGCTATGCCATCTTTTCCTCTTTGTTTTCGTTCTACCTCCCGCTCATGGTCATCCTGGTCATGTATTTCAGGGTGTATATAGTAGCCCGCAGGACAACCAAAAGTTTGGAAGCGGGCGTAAAACGGGAAAGAAATAAATCGATGGAAGTGGTCTTACGAATACACTGTCGGAGTGTGCCGGAGGACCCTGTCACGAGCGCAAAGGGTAAAAACCACCCGTTCCGAAGTTCACTCTCCGTGCGGTTGATGAAGTTTTCCAGGGAGAAAAAGGCTGCTAAAACTCTGGCCATTGTGGTTGGGATGTTCATCCTCTGTTGGCTGCCATTCTTCTTCGTTTTACCCGTTG GCTCCCTGTTCCCCAAGGTGAAGCCCTCTGAGATGGTGTTCAAAGTCATCTTCTGGCTGGGCTACTTCAACAGCTGCATCAACCCCATCATTTACCCGTGCTCCAGCAAGGAGTTCCAGCGCGCCTTCACGCGCCTGCTCCGCTGTCAGTGCCAGCGACGGAGGCGCGTCCTGCGCCGCTTCTATGACCAGCGCTGGCGCACGGCGGTCAGGGCCCCAGGGCGGGACCCGCGTGGGGAGTACCGGCCGCCGGGCTTCTCGGTCAGCGAGACGTGCAGCAGCTCTGTGTTCTCCTACCGCAGCAAGGGCCGCAGCTTCAGCGTGAGGGGCTGGAACCTCTTCCCACCGCTGCAGAAGTCCTCCTTCCACCTGAAGGAGAAGATGAACAACATCTCCAACAAGATCCGCAGTGGCCAAGGCCGGACCGCCACGCCAGCGCTAGGCAGGACTGAGATCGACACCGTCTCCATGGGCATCTATGACTGTACAGAGCAGAGCAGCTATCAGATATACGACCTCACTGACTGCTACAGCCTGAAGGAGACTGATATTTAA